A region from the Anomaloglossus baeobatrachus isolate aAnoBae1 chromosome 11, aAnoBae1.hap1, whole genome shotgun sequence genome encodes:
- the ETHE1 gene encoding persulfide dioxygenase ETHE1, mitochondrial, with the protein MSTYIGRALVGGVRAHCVMAAAGRGLVFRQLFEPVSCTYTYLLADAETKEAVLIDPVLDTANRDAKLVKDLGLKMVYAANTHCHADHVTGTGVLKKLLPGCKSVISKDSGALADIHIQEGDSIKFGKYSLEARSTPGHTDGCLTYVLNDNSMAFTGDALLIRGCGRTDFQQGCPSTLYQSVHSKIFSLPNSCFLYPAHDYTGQSVTTVEEEKRLNPRLTKSEAEFVDIMNNLNLPKPKQIDVAVPANLKCGIQDD; encoded by the exons ATGTCGACATACATTGGCAGGGCGCTGGTTGGCGGAGTGCGGGCGCATTGTGTCATGGCAGCGGCGGGGAGAGGACTCGTCTTCAGACAG CTGTTTGAGCCGGTCAGCTGTACATACACCTACCTTCTGGCTGATGCAGAAACCAAAGAAGCCGTCCTGATCGACCCCGTGCTGGATACGGCGAACCGCGACGCCAAACTGGTCAAAGATCTGGGGCTCAAGATGGTCTATGCAG CTAACACTCACTGCCATGCAGATCATGTGACTGGGACGGGGGTCCTGAAGAAGCTGCTCCCCGGGTGTAAGAGCGTCATTTCTAAGGACAGTGGGGCTCTGGCGGACATTCACATACAGGAGGGGGATTCCATCAAATTTGGCAAATAT TCTCTGGAGGCGCGCTCCACTCCTGGCCACACAGACGGCTGCCTCACCTATGTGCTCAATGATAACAGCATGGCCTTCACCGGGGACGCCCTGCTCATCCGAGGCTGCGGCCGCACGGACTTCCAGCAAG GCTGCCCCAGTACTCTGTATCAGTCGGTGCACAGCAAGATCTTCTCCCTGCCCAACAGCTGCTTTCTATACCCGGCTCATGACTACACCG GTCAGTCTGTGACAACTGTCGAGGAGGAAAAACGTCTGAACCCGCGACTGACCAAGAGCGAAGCCGAGTTTGTGGACATCATGAATAATTTGAACCTGCCCAAGCCGAAACAGATAG ATGTCGCTGTCCCGGCAAACCTAAAATGTGGCATTCAGGACGACTGA